One part of the Thermodesulfobacterium commune DSM 2178 genome encodes these proteins:
- the actP gene encoding cation/acetate symporter ActP, which translates to MQTTLGQPNVVSILFFFLFTLTTLYITYLAAKRTKTASEYYAAGRSITGFQNGLALAGDYMSAASFLGIAGLVALKGYDGLIYSIGFLVGWPIVMFLIAEQLRNLGKYTFADVVAYRLKQKPIRIASSFGSLATVLLYLIAQMVGAGSLIKLLFGLPYDLAVVLVGTIMIIYVLFGGMIATTWVQIIKACLLLGGATVLAIFTLVKFGFSFNELFGFISEKYGEKRLLPGGLVANPWDAISLGIALMFGTAGLPHILMRFYTVPDAKEARKSVFYATGFIGYFYILTFIIGFGSAAIVGENLIKSIEKGGNMAAPLLAEAVGGTIFLGFIAAVAFATILAVVAGLTLAGAGALSHDLYTNVIKKGRATEEEQVKVARLATLILGILAIFLGIAFKGQNVAFMVGLAFAIAASANFPSLLLSIFWKKFSTAGVVAGILTGVTLSVVLIILSPTVWVDIFKNPAPIFPWKNPALISMPASFIMAILVSLLTPEKEAQEKFEEEKVRTYLGVGIE; encoded by the coding sequence ATGCAGACAACCTTAGGGCAACCTAACGTGGTTTCTATTTTGTTTTTCTTTTTATTTACTTTAACTACTCTTTATATTACCTACTTGGCTGCTAAACGGACTAAGACAGCTTCTGAGTACTATGCAGCAGGAAGAAGTATCACTGGATTTCAAAATGGACTTGCGTTGGCTGGAGATTACATGAGTGCAGCCTCTTTCCTTGGGATTGCTGGGTTGGTAGCGTTAAAAGGTTATGATGGTTTGATTTATTCCATCGGATTTTTGGTAGGCTGGCCGATAGTGATGTTTCTTATAGCTGAGCAATTAAGAAACCTTGGTAAGTATACCTTTGCAGATGTGGTAGCTTACAGGCTTAAGCAAAAGCCTATAAGGATTGCCTCTTCTTTTGGGTCTTTGGCTACCGTTCTTCTTTACCTTATTGCTCAGATGGTAGGAGCTGGTTCTCTTATAAAACTTTTGTTTGGATTACCCTATGATTTGGCGGTGGTTTTAGTAGGGACTATAATGATTATTTATGTTCTTTTCGGTGGCATGATTGCTACTACCTGGGTTCAGATTATCAAGGCTTGTCTTTTGCTTGGTGGAGCTACGGTGCTTGCCATTTTCACGTTGGTTAAGTTTGGTTTTAGCTTTAATGAATTGTTTGGTTTTATCAGTGAAAAGTATGGAGAAAAAAGGCTTCTTCCAGGAGGTCTTGTAGCCAATCCATGGGATGCTATTTCTCTTGGTATAGCCCTTATGTTTGGAACAGCAGGTCTCCCTCACATACTTATGAGATTTTATACCGTTCCTGACGCTAAAGAAGCCAGAAAGTCGGTTTTTTATGCTACAGGATTTATCGGTTACTTTTACATTCTCACTTTTATCATAGGATTTGGTTCGGCTGCTATAGTAGGAGAAAACTTGATTAAAAGTATAGAAAAAGGCGGAAATATGGCAGCTCCTCTTTTGGCGGAGGCTGTGGGAGGAACGATATTTTTAGGATTTATTGCTGCGGTAGCCTTTGCTACCATTCTTGCGGTGGTTGCAGGACTTACTTTAGCAGGAGCAGGAGCCCTTTCTCATGACTTATACACCAACGTAATAAAAAAAGGAAGAGCCACAGAAGAGGAACAGGTAAAAGTGGCAAGGTTAGCCACCCTTATCTTAGGAATCCTTGCGATTTTTCTTGGTATAGCTTTTAAGGGACAAAACGTAGCTTTTATGGTAGGACTTGCCTTTGCTATAGCTGCCAGTGCTAACTTTCCTTCTCTGCTTCTTTCTATCTTCTGGAAAAAATTTTCTACTGCAGGTGTAGTAGCAGGCATCTTGACAGGGGTTACCCTTTCTGTGGTGCTTATCATCTTGAGTCCCACTGTTTGGGTAGACATTTTTAAAAACCCTGCTCCCATCTTCCCTTGGAAAAATCCTGCTCTTATTTCTATGCCAGCAAGTTTTATCATGGCTATCTTAGTATCTCTTTTGACACCAGAAAAAGAAGCTCAAGAAAAGTTTGAAGAGGAAAAGGTTAGAACCTATCTGGGTGTGGGGATAGAATAG